Sequence from the Prunus persica cultivar Lovell chromosome G5, Prunus_persica_NCBIv2, whole genome shotgun sequence genome:
GTAGTCAAGTTGGTTGAGCAAGATGGTCGGGATGTGTCTTTTTCTAATTCAAAGAGACCTAGAAGAGGAAAAAGttacactacaagaaaaaaatccTTTAACAACGCGCAATGTGCGTTGTGAAAACATATTGACAACATGCGGCGCACGTTGTTGAAGCCGATGTCGTTAAAAGGTTTAGGGCTTTCGACAACACGGATTACGCGTCATTGTTTATTTTGGCGCTCGTTGTGAACAACATTAACTACAACACTCGCGCGTTGTGGGATCAATTAACAACAACGTGCCTAGCATGTTGTCTTATAATATTACGACAACGTGTCTGAGCTCgttgttgtttatgttttgaCAACAGCCAATGCACGTTGTtatatcaaatatatattttttcaaatatatatatttttaataattatcaaaattacCTGATATAATTTATCTATAAATCGAAGCTCTGtgataaacataaatatttccTTACTTCACATTCATAAGACAGCCTATAATACACAGCTTTCATTCAAAAGATAAATAAGGAGTTCCATACATATTAGAAAGATATATTCATCCCAATTCTAATTGTGCAAAATGATTGTTCTATGCCTATAATTACAATTCAAAATCCTTGTCAGAATGATCTAAAAACATGATTGATTGCACTTAAAGATCATGCTGAAACATGCTTTAGAAACTTGGTTAGTTGCACCTCAAAATCCTTGTCAAACTGTTGAGTATCACAATTTGAAAGCCTTGTCAAACATGGTCTAAGCACCTGAAAAAAGTAACATACGTAGCAAAAAAGAGATTAGTACGTTATATAGAAACTTTGAATGTTCAGCAATGTCAaagtaaatagaaaaatacCTTAGTTAAGCAATTTTATACAGCTTTTTGGCCATGCAACAGTACTGCCTAAAGCTTCACCAAGTCTTCGCGCTTCATCTGTGGGTCTATACAAGTTAAGTTCTTCATCAAGCACTTCATCAACCCAAACCTTCCAACAATCACGTCCAATAGGCATATGATGAACTTTAACAGTTGGGTCTGTTGAGGCAATATGTCCCTCAGCTACAACTTGCTCCAATTCAAAATTGTACCAGTGTAAAAGTTGACATCTTCCATATTCAAGATTGCTACTTTGACCACATCTTGCATTCACATTGTAACTTTTATCTTGTACATGACGGCTTCCTTGTTGTGACTATATGAAATACAATGGAAGATAACAATAATTTAGAAATTATAAGCTACCTCATAGATTACTATATCATGCTATAATTATCATGAAAAATACTTACTTGAGGAGTACATGCATGTGCACTTATCATATCCTCTACATTCTTATTTTGAGGCTGTAAAAAGTTAAAGATAAGCTTGAGACAAAATTTGTGATTTAATAAATAACTATATGAATAAATGCTTCATAGattattttaagaattttatACCTCTTGAGACATTTTAATAAATGCTTCAAGTTTGGCTTCAATTAGCTGCATCCTTTGAGATTGAGATTTCACTACGGATTCAAGTTCTTTAACTCGTTCACTGCCTTGAATTACTGCATCTACTCTAGAGGGTGTTGCACCAAACCCAAGCCCTCGAACTCGGCCACGAGTTTCAGGTCCCAAAACTCTTGCTATAGCATCATCTCGTATAGAATTTCTCGCTGGTGGATTCTCTTTCGACTCATTGCACGTCTTTATATCTTTCTATAACATATAAAACACAAGCTTAATAAATTAACATCACTTATGCAGAAACAAGAGcttattttcttataaaaattaatgcaTCATAACCAAACCCCAACacttcaacaaaataaatctCAGCAGCTTCAACTGACTAAGTCACACAgacaaataatattaatttgaaaCTTCCATTTGGTGTCTTACCAATATGTTGCTAACAACTTCGTTAATTGGTGTACCATCCTTTCTCTCATGCGCTTTTGTCCACAATGTCACTCTATTTATTTCTTCAGGATTTGGATGATTTAATTTCTACATGAGAACAAATTAGGTATctacttgaaaaaaaattaaattaaatattttgtcgTATGCTTAGTAATCATACCATGTCATACTCCATACGGGCATAGCCTTTTCGACTCATTGTATGTGTGTACTTTTGCTTCTTTCTCATTGCTTTAAACTTTTCACTTAGTTTCTACAAGAGACAACAAATAGTTGcatgagtaaaaaaaaaaaaaaatgttagaaATTGATAAGAATACCTGAAAGTATAATTATTGCTAAGAAAGAAATACCCACTTGAAATTCCGCTCCAAGTCTTTCTTTGACAAATTTGTCCCAATCTTCCTTTGACTTTACATTGTCTGGCTTCACAAGGGAAATGGCACGTGCCTTATGCTTTCTTTTACTTGCTTCACGAATTGCTGTTGTTATTTTTGATTTAAATTGTCTCCAATATTTCCCCATCatcctaaaaataaaatttttatgcTCATCTCCCACTATGTAGTTTTGCTGTATTTTCAAATACAATAGTAGTTTAGTTTCTAAATAGAgaacaaatcaaataatagtttggtatataaaaaaagaaaaaagaaaaagcaaacctGAAGTAATGACCAAAGCTCatccttgtttttttctttaaggtcCTTCCAATTTGACATAACAATAGGCACATGCGCTCGCGTTAAGACCCCAAGAAATGAGGCAAAAGACTCTGAATTTGGACCACATAGTTGTCCACCGAGATTGAAACTAACTTCTAACCGTGATTTTTTGCCTTGGGGAATAACTGCCATTCTAGTAGGACCtcgcttctttttttgttctttggttTGTGTAACATTTTGAGCTTGTGCTGGCTGCTCTTCTACATCAGTAGCTGGATGAGTAGATGAAGAATTGGACCTCACATTAGATGTTCTAACCTCATTTTCACGATGTCCTCTAATGGTAGTTTCCTGCTGCGAATTGTCTTGCTGTGTACCTCTTGGTTGTTTCTCTTTGTTATTCATCCTTTCATCACATATACGAATTCCTAAATTTCGACGTTGAGTTGCAATAGCCAATGCTGCCTTGAGTTGCTTTGCTGTTCTCTTTGCAATAATCTCAGAAGACTTCACAgcaaaaatacataaataaaattattaccAAGTATTATTCACTttgaagaaaagtaaaaaaaaattagtcctACCTTACAACCAGACATCTTGTGatatacttttcaaaagaCTTTGACAGCAACCAACCTGGAAAACAATAAGAAGTACATGGTTTAGCTATGAAGTGACATATTATCCCTATATACTATCAGCTGACAGTGAAATTTAATAAATCACCACTCATTGAAGTATAGTAGAATACAACACAAAAAGTTATAACTCATTTATTTCATTGAACACAATACAACACAAAAAGTTAGAACTCATTTGTTTCATTGAACACAATACACCAAGTGAAgacatatatttaatattatccTTTCACATCCAATCTTAGACGATTCATTGCACTACTCATCAAAAAACATTCCATCAACGTCCATCCGCACATATTGTTCATCCTCAttatcatcataatcaagtcTTGATACATCAAATGGGGTAGATGTGCCACTTTCCATCTCATCGGATATCTCCAAGTCTTGAAATCCTTTGGGTGGTGCTTTCATGACAACATACCAACTAGATGTCTCATCCTCCCTAGAATAAAAAACTTGTTTAGCTTGTGATGCTAAAATGAAAGGATCCCTTTCAAATTGACTTTGTCCTTCGTGGAGGTTAACTAAGGTAAATCCATYATCTAGTTTGATACCATTCACAATGCWTGCCCAATCACACTTGAMTAAGGCARTATAAAATTCATGATATGACAAGACTATGACTTYTCTCAAAACCCCATAATAAGCTACTTTCCCTGTGACTGGTGTATTGTCTCTTGCACTAGATATACAAATAGTTGTTGCTTCAAGTGAAACACCGCTGTCTTGTCGAGATTTCTCAAATTCTTTAGTGTGAAACCGAAGACCATTGATAACAAAACCAGAATATGAAACTGCATAGCGACTAGGCTCACGCGCAAGCCACTTTAAAGTATTTGACACATTGTGGACCATCTCCTCCGCCCTAATCTGTCCAAAATGTAAGCATATTTTTAGAGATAAGTGTCAAttacacaaaattaaaaatccattAAGTATGATAAGATCTCTTATAACCTTAGCATCCAACCATgtgccaaatgactccacgtGCTTTTTCTGTAATAAAGTTTCATTCTTTAATAGACGTCTATTTGAATGCCTAAGTTCATCCAAATGCATCCTAACATAGTAAGTAATTTGTTAGGAATTTCTTGAAATGTCACTTGCATGTAAGTTGCAAATTAGTAAAAAGGTTATAAAAACTTACTCTATATATGGCTGCACTTCTGCCATATTGAACAGCACTTGGCGATGAGCAACTTGTAACATCTCATTTGTAAGaattattctttttccttgagaTATTGGACGCCCTTCCAGCAGTAAACCATTTTCAAACTCTTCATTGCGTGCATTTCTAGAGCCTATATCAGCAGCTTGCTTTATATACTTGCTACATAGCAAAGCACACTCTTCAGCGAGGTAGCGTTCAGCCATACACCCTTCCGGTCGTGCACGATTCATAACATATCCTTTCAACACTTTCATATACCTAAAACACCAATGAGTTAGAATTGaaacaaatttcatttcaagtttaaaatgtatattatttttaataaattgaaaactacCTCTCAAATGGATACATCCAACGATATTGAACCGGTCCGCATAGACGAGCTTCCCGTCCTAGGTGGATTGTCAAATGCACCATTACGTCGAAGAAAGAAGGAGGAAAGAACCTTTCTAACATGCACAATGTATGTACAATGTCTTCCTCCAATTTTTCTAGTTTGTTTCTATCTACAACTCTTTGGCATAACTCATTAAAGAATGCACACAACCGGAAAATTGCAGTCCTTGGACCTTTAGGTAAAAGGCCCCTCAATGCCACTGatagcaattgttgcattagcATGTGATAATCATGGGACTTCAGGCCAAATATCTTACTATCTTCCAAGGAGATACAATTTCCAATATTTGAACCATAACCATCGGGTAATTTTAAATTGGCAAGCCTCCAACAAAAagtttccttctctttctttgataGAGTGTGAGGTGCTGCAGATAGATAGAAAcgctttcctcttttctttgggTGCAAATCTTTTCTAATCCCCATATTTTCCAAGTCTTTACGAGATTTGATGCCATCCTTAGATTTTCCCTTCATAAGTAAAAGTGTTCCAATAATACTCTCACAAATATTCTTCTCTACGTGCATGACATCCAAATTATGACGTAGAAGTAGATTCTGTAAATCAATAagaaatatggtgttatagtAGTCATTGCAATTGCTAACCTATgccaaaaatatgaaattaaaaagaaacattagACACTaactattatattataatttataacatACCTTCCAATACGGCAGCTCAAAAAATATTGATCTTTTCTTCCATACATGGTCAGAAAAATTGGTATCTTTCATTTgattcctcttcctcttcgtatttttttcattcttttcctcggtttccttttttctctttttgtcttttctttgtttgttctttcttccattcttgttctttttcccCCAGTCAGTCATAATGCCATCAAC
This genomic interval carries:
- the LOC109949091 gene encoding uncharacterized protein LOC109949091, which translates into the protein MSGCKSSEIIAKRTAKQLKAALAIATQRRNLGIRICDERMNNKEKQPRGTQQDNSQQETTIRGHRENEVRTSNVRSNSSSTHPATDVEEQPAQAQNVTQTKEQKKKRGPTRMAVIPQGKKSRLEVSFNLGGQLCGPNSESFASFLGVLTRAHVPIVMSNWKDLKEKNKDELWSLLQQNYIVGDEHKNFIFRMMGKYWRQFKSKITTAIREASKRKHKARAISLVKPDNVKSKEDWDKFVKERLGAEFQKLSEKFKAMRKKQKYTHTMSRKGYARMEYDMKLNHPNPEEINRVTLWTKAHERKDGTPINEVVSNILKDIKTCNESKENPPARNSIRDDAIARVLGPETRGRVRGLGFGATPSRVDAVIQGSERVKELESVVKSQSQRMQLIEAKLEAFIKMSQEPQNKNVEDMISAHACTPQSQQGSRHVQDKSYNVNARCGQSSNLEYGRCQLLHWYNFELEQVVAEGHIASTDPTVKVHHMPIGRDCWKVWVDEVLDEELNLYRPTDEARRLGEALGSTVAWPKSCIKLLN
- the LOC109949338 gene encoding uncharacterized protein LOC109949338, which gives rise to MDPAYTTWVFHGESPSDDVQYEDVEMPEANRLYHDFYFQDDEVEGYPCESKKAEIENFIREVETPLFLGCTKYTKMSAIVALLKYKATNSLTDSAFDEMLQIFGDMLPENNTLPGSLYSTKKIFKAFELGYEKIHACVNDCCLFRHDLEMVEECPKCGSSRWKVNQRNSKIEKGVPAKVLRYFPIIPRLRRMYAITETAEHLRWHSTHKSQDGKMRHPVDSLAWDRINKKWPSFESDPRNIRFGLSTDGFNPFQDLSSRYSCWPVVLVTYNLPPWLCMSKESLMLTLLIPGPKQPGNDIDIYLAPLIDDLKDLWNNGVKVYDAFSKETFNLKAVLMWTVNDFPAYGNLSGWSTKGRFACPICRKDTCADWLTHSHKFSYMGHRRFLAPNHPYRKKMSWFNGHHEDRSRPKISTGEEISLEVSNCNDYYNTIFLIDLQNLLLRHNLDVMHVEKNICESIIGTLLLMKGKSKDGIKSRKDLENMGIRKDLHPKKRGKRFYLSAAPHTLSKKEKETFCWRLANLKLPDGYGSNIGNCISLEDSKIFGLKSHDYHMLMQQLLSVALRGLLPKGPRTAIFRLCAFFNELCQRVVDRNKLEKLEEDIVHTLCMLERFFPPSFFDVMVHLTIHLGREARLCGPVQYRWMYPFERYMKVLKGYVMNRARPEGCMAERYLAEECALLCSKYIKQAADIGSRNARNEEFENGLLLEGRPISQGKRIILTNEMLQVAHRQVLFNMAEVQPYIEMHLDELRHSNRRLLKNETLLQKKHVESFGTWLDAKIRAEEMVHNVSNTLKWLAREPSRYAVSYSGFVINGLRFHTKEFEKSRQDSGVSLEATTICISSARDNTPVTGKVAYYGVLRXVIVLSYHEFYXALXKCDWAXIVNGIKLDBGFTLVNLHEGQSQFERDPFILASQAKQVFYSREDETSSWYVVMKAPPKGFQDLEISDEMESGTSTPFDVSRLDYDDNEDEQYVRMDVDGMFFDE